The Deltaproteobacteria bacterium DNA window AAGTCAGCCATCTTCTACCATAACGACGAGCAGAGACGTCTTGCTGAAGCCTCTAAGGAGAAATTGGCGAAATCAGGACTCTTTGATAAACCGATAGCAACAGAGATAGTCAAATTAAAAACCTTCTATAAAGCCGAAGAGTATCATCAGGATTATTATAAGAAAAACCAGTTAAGGTACAAATACTACAGGTCAAGATCAGGCCGCGATCAGTTTATCAAAAAGGTATGGGGAAAGAAAAAAGATGAATACCAAAAACCTGCTGACGAAGAGCTTAAAAAAATATTAACCCCATTGCAGTATGAGGTAACGCAAAAAAGCGGCACTGAAAAACCGTTTCAAAATGAATACTGGGACAACAAGAGAGCAGGTATATATGTTGATATTGTCTCAGGAGAACCGCTTTTTACCTCTAATGATAAATATGATTCAGGCACAGGATGGCCGAGCTTTACAAAACCCCTTGAGACTGAGAACATCGCAGAGAAAGAAGACAGCGGTTTTTTTACAGTGCGCACCGAGGTAAGAAGCAGACTCGCCGACTCTCATCTGGGGCATATATTTGATGATGGCCCGAAGCCCACGGGTTTAAGATATTGCATTAATTCCGCCGCCCTGAGATTCATCCCAAAAGAGGATTTGGAAAAAGAAGGATATGGAGAGTATAGAAAGCTTTTTATACATAACAACATAAATCCGAATTAACCCGCAATTACCCCATCCCCCCCGATGCTACCTTACCTCCATATCCTCTGCCCATTCAATCACCTCGCTTGTTATAATCTCCCGCTTGCCTATGAGATAGCCGTACCATTTATAAACAGAGTCCGCAACAGTAACTACTGATAGAGCGGCCATAGCGGCAACAAGCCCTGCATCAAGTTTAAAGGCAAATATATCGCCGGGTAATGCGGCATTTGAGGCCTTGTCAAGAAATATCCATGAGAGTTCCCATGAGGCTGTTAAAGTAGTAATAAACATGAAAAGCATTGGCAAAAAAGTTACCCAGACATATTTAAGTCTTCCCATTTTTATAATTATTGTTGTCCCCACGCAAAAGGCAAGGGCTGCCAGCAATTGATTTGCCACGCCGAACATGGGCCAGATGGTGGATATATTTCCTGAGTGTATTAAATAGCCCCATGCGCCCACCACAAGAAAACTGCTCATGATTGTCCCGGGCATCCAGTTTGTCCTTGCAAGAGGCTTATAGACATATCCCCCGATTTCCTGCAAAATAAATCTTGCAACCCTTGTGCCCGTGTCAACTGTTGTCAATATAAATAGCGCCTCAAACATGAGGGCAAAATTATACCAGTATGGCATGAGGGTTTTCATTCCAGGCAGGCTTGAGAATATATACGCCATTCCCACAGCAAGTGAGACTGCTCCGCCCGGTCTTCCTGCAACATCAACGCCCACAGCTTGAGATAGTTCCTGAATCTTACTTACCGGGAAACCAAGCTGGGCAAGCTGCTCAAATGACAGTTTTGTGTTTATTGCAAAGTAGTCGCCGGGTATGAGTATGGTTGCTGCTATTATGGCAATGACTGCAACAAAGCCTTCAGTAAGCATTGCGCCAAAGCCTATCATCCTTATCTCGCTTTCGCTCTGTATCATCTTCGGCGTTGTGCCTGATGATATGAGGGAATGAAATCCCGATACTGCGCCGCAGGCAATGGTTATGAACATGAACGGAAAAACGCTCCCCGGGATTATCGGTCCGCCGCCGTCAATGAATTTTGTTACAGCCGGCATCTGGACATCAGGAGCAATAAATATTACACCCAAGGCAAGGATTATTACAGTGCCTATCTTCATGTATGTTGAGAGGTAGTCACGGGGACAGAGGAGCAGCCACACAGGCAGGACAGATGCCACAAATCCGTATATTGCCATGAGAATTACCAGTGTGTTTCTGTTAAGATTGAAATATGGCTCAAGGCCTGAGCCGGGGATGATGTATCTTCCAAGTATTACAGCAAGCAGAAGCAATACAACGCCGATTATACTTACCTCCGCAACCTTGCCGTGTCTTATTTTATAGAGGTATATGCCCATAAAGAGGGCAATCGGTATTGTGGCGGTGATTGTAAATGTCCCCCATGCGCTGTGGGTGAGTGCATTCACAACAGTAAGACCAAGCCCTGCCAAGGCAACGATTATAATGAACAAAATGGCAAGGGCTGCGGTAATGCCGGCAACTGGGCCGATTTCGTCTTTTGCGATTTGGGCAAGGGAGCGGCCGTTTCTTCTTACAGATGCTGTGAGAATTACAGTATCATGGACAGCGCCGCCCAGCACTGCACCGATGAGTATCCAGAGGAATCCGGGGAGATACCCGAATTGAGCGGCAAGCACAGGCCCGATTAAAGGCCCTGCGCCTGCTATGGCAGCAAAGTGATGGCCAAATAGGACCCATTTGTGTGTAGGATGATAATCCCTTCCATCAGCAAGCCTTTTTGCAGGGGTCAGCCTTTTTTCATCAATGTTTAATACCTTTGCTGTTATGAATGCGCCATAGAGACGATAAGAAATTATAAAAAAGCAGGCTGCAGCTACAACAAACCACAAGGCATTGACATGCTCGGACGGGTTTATTATCTGTGTCACAACGCCAATGGCAAATGTGCCGATAATGGCCAATATTAATATTGTGATGGTGGATGATTTCATAAAAACCTCCTGCTGTGTTTTATTATAAGGCAGGTAATTGCGTAAGGTCAAGACAGGTTTTTATTTTCTTACTTAAAAAGATTGAATTTTAACTGTAAGTTGGTTAATATCATCTTCTAAAATTTTATTGGAGGTTTTTTTATGCTTAAGGTTTTAAGAAAAAAGAAGAGGTCATGGATGATCTTTTTAATACTCGGGGCCATTATTATGGTCTTTGTGCTGTGGGGTGTCGGAAATTTCAAGTTGGATAAGGCCACTGTCGCAGCCAGTGTAAACGGCAAACCCATAACTGCCACTGCATACGTCAGGGCATATCAACAGCAGATAAATTATTACAGGAACATCTTAAAAGACCAGTTTAATGATGAGTTTCTGGAAAGAATGAATCTTAAACAGAATACCATCCAGATACTTATAAACACAGAGCTTCAGCTTCAGGAGGCAAAAAAACAGGGCATTACCGTTTCAACCGATGATATTCAAAAGAAAATCGCATCTGTTCAGGTGTTTCAAAAGGGCGACGTGTTTGACAAGGGGCAATATCTTCAGGTGCTAAAGGCAAACCACCTATTACCAGGAGATTATGAAAAAGGGGTCAAAGACAGCCTTATCATTGACAAGGTTCAGAAAAAGATAACCGACGCAATAAATATTGCCGACAAGGAAATAGAGGACACATTTGCCGGCGAAAACAAAAAAATCAATCTTCAATATATTGCAGTAGGCGGAGCAAGGTTTGAAAAGGATGCAGTTGCTGCAGATGGGGAAGCGCAGGCCTATTTTGAAAAAAACAAGGCGTCATTTAAGCTGCCGACAATGATTAAGGCGGCTTATATTTCAATTCCATTTAAAGACCTTTTGCAAAAGGCAAAGATCTCAGAGGCAGAGATAAAGGAATACTATGAAAAAAACATAAATGAATTTCAGACGCAAAAACAGGTTTCTGCAAGCCATATACTTGTAAAACCGGCATCAGGCGCATCAGACATGAAAAAGGCAAAGGAAGAGGCGCGGAAAAAGGCAGAGGATATACTTTCATCATTGGCTAAAAAAGGCGAAGACTTTGCATTGCTTGCTAAAAAATATTCAGATGACAAGGCATCCGGCAGCAAAGGCGGCTCTC harbors:
- the msrB gene encoding peptide-methionine (R)-S-oxide reductase MsrB encodes the protein MKSEANNLEKATFAGGCFWCMEPPFEKLDGVVDVISGYTGGDKESPTYEEVSSGSTGHLEAIQIIYDPAKITYQELLDVFWRQIDPTDAGGSFVDRGSSYKSAIFYHNDEQRRLAEASKEKLAKSGLFDKPIATEIVKLKTFYKAEEYHQDYYKKNQLRYKYYRSRSGRDQFIKKVWGKKKDEYQKPADEELKKILTPLQYEVTQKSGTEKPFQNEYWDNKRAGIYVDIVSGEPLFTSNDKYDSGTGWPSFTKPLETENIAEKEDSGFFTVRTEVRSRLADSHLGHIFDDGPKPTGLRYCINSAALRFIPKEDLEKEGYGEYRKLFIHNNINPN
- a CDS encoding SurA N-terminal domain-containing protein is translated as MLKVLRKKKRSWMIFLILGAIIMVFVLWGVGNFKLDKATVAASVNGKPITATAYVRAYQQQINYYRNILKDQFNDEFLERMNLKQNTIQILINTELQLQEAKKQGITVSTDDIQKKIASVQVFQKGDVFDKGQYLQVLKANHLLPGDYEKGVKDSLIIDKVQKKITDAINIADKEIEDTFAGENKKINLQYIAVGGARFEKDAVAADGEAQAYFEKNKASFKLPTMIKAAYISIPFKDLLQKAKISEAEIKEYYEKNINEFQTQKQVSASHILVKPASGASDMKKAKEEARKKAEDILSSLAKKGEDFALLAKKYSDDKASGSKGGSLGYFKQGEMIKHFEDAAFSLKKGGISGIVETERGYHIIKIDDVKEARLMPFKEAKGIIIKKLTETGAKKLALDTAAEIQKAVISEKREMKDEAAKKKLKLVETGPFSERDMKIELVRNAELKKAAFSLKAGEISNAVETESSVYIIKILDKKEEHIPGYEEAAASVKNALIKGKAMEKAKETADAILKRLKQGEDFQKLASKDGYTTGESGFFTKVEGYIANIGLSVGDKPDMFSLTKEKPYYSQTIPHGNKFYIFGLKDIKEADKAEFEAKKAQIKDRLLKEKQQDSLNKWLNDLKSKAKIEINKDAL
- a CDS encoding carbon starvation protein A → MKSSTITILILAIIGTFAIGVVTQIINPSEHVNALWFVVAAACFFIISYRLYGAFITAKVLNIDEKRLTPAKRLADGRDYHPTHKWVLFGHHFAAIAGAGPLIGPVLAAQFGYLPGFLWILIGAVLGGAVHDTVILTASVRRNGRSLAQIAKDEIGPVAGITAALAILFIIIVALAGLGLTVVNALTHSAWGTFTITATIPIALFMGIYLYKIRHGKVAEVSIIGVVLLLLAVILGRYIIPGSGLEPYFNLNRNTLVILMAIYGFVASVLPVWLLLCPRDYLSTYMKIGTVIILALGVIFIAPDVQMPAVTKFIDGGGPIIPGSVFPFMFITIACGAVSGFHSLISSGTTPKMIQSESEIRMIGFGAMLTEGFVAVIAIIAATILIPGDYFAINTKLSFEQLAQLGFPVSKIQELSQAVGVDVAGRPGGAVSLAVGMAYIFSSLPGMKTLMPYWYNFALMFEALFILTTVDTGTRVARFILQEIGGYVYKPLARTNWMPGTIMSSFLVVGAWGYLIHSGNISTIWPMFGVANQLLAALAFCVGTTIIIKMGRLKYVWVTFLPMLFMFITTLTASWELSWIFLDKASNAALPGDIFAFKLDAGLVAAMAALSVVTVADSVYKWYGYLIGKREIITSEVIEWAEDMEVR